A single region of the Streptomyces caelestis genome encodes:
- a CDS encoding aldo/keto reductase: protein MQYVKLGSTGLDVSRICLGCMTYGVPDRGTHEWTLDEEASRPLIRQAVEAGITFFDTANVYSDGTSEEIVGRALRDFARRDEIVLATKVHGRMRPGPNGAGLSRKAIMTEIDHSLTRLGTDYVDLYQIHRWDPHTPVEETMEALHDVVKAGKARYIGASSMYAWQFSKAQYTARLNGWTRFVSMQNHYNLLYREEEREMLPLCADQGVGVLPWSPLARGRLTRDWDTTTERGATDPFAGKLYQEGDRTIVEAVTRIAEARGVPRARIALAWLLQQDTVTAPIIGASKPQHLEDAVAAVELELSDKELEELEQPYTPHPIAGH from the coding sequence ATGCAGTACGTGAAGCTCGGTTCGACGGGCCTGGACGTCTCGCGGATCTGTCTGGGGTGCATGACCTACGGCGTGCCCGACCGCGGTACGCACGAGTGGACCCTCGACGAGGAGGCCTCCCGCCCGCTGATCCGGCAGGCGGTCGAGGCGGGGATCACCTTCTTCGACACGGCGAACGTCTACTCCGACGGCACCAGCGAGGAGATCGTCGGCCGGGCGCTGCGCGACTTCGCCCGCCGCGACGAGATCGTGCTGGCGACGAAGGTGCACGGCCGGATGCGGCCCGGGCCCAACGGTGCCGGTCTGTCCCGCAAGGCGATCATGACCGAGATCGACCACAGCCTCACCCGCCTCGGCACCGACTACGTCGACCTCTACCAGATCCACCGCTGGGACCCGCACACCCCGGTCGAAGAGACGATGGAGGCCCTGCACGACGTCGTCAAGGCGGGCAAGGCACGCTACATCGGGGCCAGTTCGATGTATGCCTGGCAGTTCTCCAAGGCCCAGTACACCGCCCGGCTGAACGGCTGGACCCGCTTCGTCTCCATGCAGAACCACTACAACCTCCTCTACCGCGAGGAGGAGCGGGAGATGCTGCCCCTGTGCGCGGACCAGGGCGTCGGCGTGCTGCCCTGGAGCCCGCTCGCCCGCGGCCGCCTCACCCGCGACTGGGACACCACGACCGAGCGCGGCGCCACCGACCCCTTCGCCGGCAAGCTGTACCAGGAGGGCGACCGCACCATCGTCGAGGCGGTCACCCGCATCGCCGAGGCACGGGGCGTGCCCCGCGCCCGGATCGCCCTCGCCTGGCTCCTCCAGCAGGACACGGTGACGGCACCGATCATCGGAGCGTCGAAGCCGCAGCACCTGGAGGACGCGGTGGCAGCGGTGGAGCTGGAGCTCAGCGACAAGGAACTCGAGGAACTGGAGCAGCCCTACACGCCGCATCCGATCGCCGGCCACTGA
- a CDS encoding helix-turn-helix domain-containing protein — MSVRADGLPGTAEHGPDGDPAPPPGLVVLGHFDQPPGYGVNRPRGAASWLFTWTTGGRGRLWQGGVETSAGAGRLVVLAPGAPHGYAVGPGARRWRFWWAHCQARPSWAAWLRPHDAGDGVYVVTSARAAVHGRVEAAFRRMHADARRPGAGGPPDAAAAPDGQIAVAHGSAARELALCALEEIVLLTTAGARQAAARPGLDPRIHRAQELIDADPGAPHTVRSLAGQVSLSPSRFAHLFSRQLGQSPMRALREARLRHAARLLEGTDLPVERVAAASGFASPFHFNRVFRERYGTPPGAYRNAVHGGPRD; from the coding sequence ATGTCCGTGCGTGCTGACGGATTGCCCGGCACTGCTGAGCACGGGCCCGACGGGGACCCCGCACCGCCGCCCGGTCTGGTCGTGCTCGGCCACTTCGACCAGCCGCCCGGATACGGCGTCAACCGGCCTCGCGGGGCCGCGAGTTGGCTCTTCACCTGGACCACGGGTGGCCGGGGGCGGCTCTGGCAGGGCGGGGTGGAGACCTCGGCCGGTGCGGGCCGGCTGGTGGTGCTCGCCCCCGGTGCCCCGCACGGGTACGCGGTCGGGCCCGGTGCCCGGCGCTGGCGGTTCTGGTGGGCGCACTGCCAGGCCCGCCCGTCGTGGGCCGCGTGGCTGCGGCCGCACGACGCCGGCGACGGGGTGTACGTGGTGACCTCCGCCCGGGCCGCGGTGCACGGCCGTGTCGAGGCGGCGTTCCGGCGGATGCACGCCGACGCCCGCCGGCCCGGCGCCGGGGGACCGCCCGACGCTGCGGCGGCCCCCGACGGGCAGATCGCCGTCGCGCACGGCAGTGCCGCCCGCGAACTGGCGCTGTGCGCACTGGAGGAGATCGTCCTCCTCACCACCGCCGGCGCCCGGCAGGCGGCAGCCCGTCCCGGCCTCGACCCACGGATCCACCGGGCCCAGGAGCTCATCGACGCCGACCCGGGCGCCCCGCACACCGTCCGCTCGCTGGCCGGGCAGGTCTCCCTGTCGCCGTCCCGCTTCGCCCATCTGTTCAGCCGCCAGCTCGGCCAGTCACCCATGCGCGCCCTGCGCGAGGCGCGGCTGCGTCACGCCGCCCGGCTGCTGGAGGGGACCGACCTGCCCGTGGAACGCGTTGCCGCGGCTTCGGGTTTCGCCAGCCCGTTCCACTTCAACCGTGTCTTCCGTGAGCGGTACGGAACACCGCCCGGGGCGTACCGGAACGCGGTTCACGGCGGTCCGCGGGACTGA
- a CDS encoding nuclear transport factor 2 family protein, which yields MTDRPPLPPFTRDTAAQKVQAAEDAWNTRDPHKVALAYSEDSVWRNRDTFVTGRAEIAEFLTRKWEREQEYALRKDLWAFDGNRIAVRFQYECRDTDGRWWRSYGNELWEFDEHGLMTRREASINDVPIEERERRIRGPRPERERGATFPLR from the coding sequence ATGACCGACCGCCCGCCGCTGCCGCCGTTCACCCGGGACACCGCCGCGCAGAAGGTGCAGGCCGCCGAGGACGCCTGGAACACCCGCGATCCGCACAAGGTCGCCCTCGCCTACTCGGAGGACTCCGTCTGGCGCAACCGCGACACCTTCGTCACCGGCCGCGCCGAGATCGCCGAGTTCCTGACCCGGAAGTGGGAGCGCGAGCAGGAGTACGCGCTGCGCAAGGACCTGTGGGCCTTCGACGGCAACCGCATCGCCGTCCGCTTCCAGTACGAGTGCCGCGACACCGACGGCCGGTGGTGGCGCTCCTACGGCAACGAACTGTGGGAGTTCGACGAGCACGGCCTGATGACCCGCCGCGAGGCGAGCATCAACGACGTACCGATCGAGGAGCGGGAGCGCCGCATCCGCGGCCCGCGGCCGGAGCGGGAGCGCGGAGCCACGTTCCCCCTCCGGTGA
- a CDS encoding LysE family transporter: MTAALIAGLLAGYGVAVPVGAVGTYLVSLTARTSLRTGVCAAPGVSTADGLYALAATLGGTALAGALRPVLGTLRWVCVLVLLALAAWSAVTAVREYRGHRLATRTAPAPPGPARAYLGLLGITLLNPTTVIYFAALVLGSHATGPAGPLEQGVFVLAAFAASASWQVLLAGSGALPGRALTGHRGRLVTALVAGGVMTVLAVRMAVALG, encoded by the coding sequence ATGACGGCCGCGCTCATCGCGGGGCTGCTCGCCGGGTACGGCGTCGCCGTCCCCGTCGGCGCGGTCGGGACGTACCTGGTCTCCCTCACTGCCCGCACGTCCCTGCGCACCGGTGTCTGCGCCGCGCCCGGCGTCTCCACCGCCGACGGGCTGTACGCCCTCGCGGCCACGCTCGGGGGCACGGCCCTGGCCGGCGCGCTGCGGCCGGTGCTCGGCACGCTGCGGTGGGTCTGTGTCCTGGTGCTGCTCGCGCTGGCGGCGTGGAGCGCGGTCACCGCCGTGCGCGAGTACCGCGGCCACCGGCTCGCCACGCGGACGGCTCCCGCTCCCCCGGGTCCCGCGCGGGCCTACCTGGGGCTGCTCGGCATCACCCTGCTCAACCCCACCACCGTGATCTACTTCGCGGCACTCGTGCTCGGCTCGCACGCGACGGGCCCGGCCGGCCCGCTGGAGCAGGGCGTCTTCGTGCTCGCCGCCTTCGCCGCGTCCGCGAGCTGGCAGGTGCTGCTCGCCGGGAGCGGAGCCCTGCCGGGGCGGGCGCTGACCGGCCACCGGGGCCGGCTGGTGACGGCGCTGGTGGCGGGCGGGGTGATGACGGTGCTGGCCGTGCGGATGGCGGTGGCGTTGGGGTGA
- a CDS encoding RICIN domain-containing protein: MNDAGPSNSPGPARRIGATDEQLSAELRKWTGATPALHPVGELLDRHWEAASAYARLCTDGPRSAGILTTAAFTRIFGETLRQNGPTSAWRPHLLLTVRRIAAEWATDHRRDMLHPQLLSGAGEGERVAARLLPQQHRRLLSGAFQRLPQSARCLLWHVEVEAEPLAVPAGLLGLDEEGARVELGRARDRLREESLQLHRELAPDEECRRYLRLLDVTYRRGALDLDPDLRAHIQGCGHCAAAADQLDRFNHGLGLALAEGVLGWGGREYAESRPSGAAESGATDAPGPGTETATAENGLPGGVAAEDFPDPVVLAGRVGESFTDPVGTAAMPPAPATPAPVPATVEAAQAPAHDGFPAPPGTPPAGAVPGPRADGPRTAARRSAQKSARRAARRRNLTVGILTVSGLVVLPLVVWSLGNSGEGTPQAGAGRPSKTPGSGAGEPTGDPSWVGSGDADKGALRGRLHNVASGLCVGIEGEKAVEDAEAELTTCSSDAAQQWTYETDGLLRNGADPDLCLDSHLGYSVRLAPCTGESRPDTRNIRYDFTLQGALVPRWDQDLALAPAATDGSGALVLKTRAAAEVQRWAIDTSKADLQLEVVNWRSAAPAPRPTPTPTPSKTPTATPTPTRSATPSAAPRPAPTGAAPTESACYRYGYPCDGDGDGDGQGGYPGHGYPGYGYPGHGYGYGGYGGGGGHR; the protein is encoded by the coding sequence GTGAACGACGCAGGCCCGTCGAATTCTCCGGGTCCGGCCCGCAGGATCGGCGCGACGGACGAGCAACTGAGCGCCGAGCTCAGGAAGTGGACGGGGGCGACCCCCGCGCTTCACCCCGTCGGTGAACTGCTGGACCGGCACTGGGAGGCGGCCTCCGCCTACGCCCGGCTGTGCACCGACGGTCCGCGTTCCGCCGGAATACTGACCACCGCCGCGTTCACCCGGATCTTCGGCGAAACCCTGCGCCAGAACGGCCCCACCTCCGCGTGGCGGCCCCATCTGCTCCTCACCGTACGGCGTATCGCGGCCGAGTGGGCCACCGACCACAGGCGGGACATGCTCCACCCGCAGCTGCTGTCCGGGGCCGGTGAGGGGGAGCGGGTGGCCGCCCGGCTGCTGCCGCAGCAGCACCGGCGGCTGCTGTCCGGCGCTTTCCAGCGGCTGCCCCAGTCCGCGCGCTGCCTGCTGTGGCACGTCGAGGTCGAGGCCGAACCGCTCGCCGTCCCCGCCGGGCTGCTCGGCCTGGACGAGGAGGGCGCCCGCGTCGAACTGGGCCGGGCCCGTGACCGGCTGCGCGAGGAGAGCCTCCAGCTGCACCGCGAACTCGCGCCCGACGAGGAGTGCCGGCGCTATCTGCGCCTGCTGGATGTCACGTACCGGCGTGGCGCCCTCGACCTCGACCCCGATCTACGCGCGCATATCCAGGGCTGCGGGCACTGCGCCGCTGCCGCGGACCAGCTCGACCGGTTCAACCACGGGCTCGGTCTCGCCCTGGCGGAGGGCGTGCTGGGCTGGGGCGGGCGGGAGTACGCGGAGAGCAGACCGAGCGGCGCCGCGGAGAGCGGCGCGACCGACGCCCCGGGGCCCGGCACGGAGACGGCCACCGCGGAGAACGGGCTCCCCGGGGGTGTGGCCGCTGAGGACTTCCCCGACCCCGTCGTCCTCGCGGGCAGGGTCGGGGAGTCGTTCACCGACCCGGTCGGCACGGCCGCCATGCCACCCGCCCCCGCCACACCCGCTCCCGTCCCCGCCACGGTGGAAGCAGCGCAGGCTCCCGCCCACGACGGCTTCCCCGCCCCGCCCGGCACCCCGCCGGCCGGAGCCGTCCCCGGCCCGCGTGCCGACGGCCCCCGCACAGCGGCCCGCAGGTCCGCCCAGAAGTCGGCCCGCCGTGCCGCCCGCCGACGCAACCTCACCGTGGGCATCCTGACCGTCAGCGGCCTGGTCGTCCTGCCGCTGGTCGTGTGGTCCCTGGGCAACTCGGGCGAGGGCACTCCGCAGGCCGGTGCCGGCCGGCCCTCGAAGACGCCCGGCTCAGGTGCGGGCGAGCCGACGGGCGACCCGTCGTGGGTCGGGTCGGGCGACGCCGACAAGGGCGCCCTGCGAGGCCGGTTGCACAACGTCGCCTCCGGACTGTGCGTCGGCATCGAGGGCGAGAAGGCCGTCGAGGACGCGGAGGCCGAGCTCACCACCTGCTCCTCGGACGCCGCCCAGCAGTGGACGTACGAGACCGACGGTCTGCTGCGCAACGGCGCCGACCCCGACCTGTGCCTGGACTCGCACCTCGGCTACTCGGTGCGGCTGGCCCCCTGCACGGGAGAGTCCCGGCCGGACACCAGGAACATCCGCTACGACTTCACCCTCCAGGGCGCCCTGGTGCCCCGCTGGGACCAGGACCTCGCCCTGGCTCCGGCCGCGACCGACGGCTCGGGAGCCCTGGTCCTCAAGACCCGGGCAGCCGCCGAGGTGCAGCGCTGGGCGATCGACACCTCCAAGGCGGACCTCCAGTTGGAGGTCGTCAACTGGAGGTCCGCCGCCCCGGCGCCGCGCCCCACGCCCACCCCGACGCCCTCGAAGACCCCCACGGCGACACCGACACCGACCCGGTCCGCCACCCCGTCGGCGGCACCGCGGCCGGCGCCGACCGGTGCGGCGCCCACCGAATCGGCCTGCTACCGGTACGGCTACCCCTGCGACGGGGACGGGGACGGGGACGGCCAGGGCGGCTACCCCGGACACGGGTATCCCGGCTACGGCTACCCCGGTCATGGCTACGGGTACGGCGGCTACGGCGGCGGAGGCGGCCACCGCTGA
- a CDS encoding TetR/AcrR family transcriptional regulator, producing MDSASARERALDAAEELFYGRGVQSVGMDDVRGTSGVSLKRLYQLFPAKEQLVEAYLERRDARWRGQLAEYVERYGEPRERILAVFDWLGRWFGEPGFRGCAWINAYGELGATSARVAGQVRAHKRAFRDYLASLVDAAGLPGALAGQLFLLAEGAMVTAGVTRSAEPAAEAREAARLLLGAG from the coding sequence ATGGACAGCGCATCGGCCCGCGAGCGGGCGCTGGACGCCGCCGAGGAGCTGTTCTACGGGCGAGGCGTGCAGTCCGTCGGCATGGACGACGTCCGCGGTACGTCCGGGGTCTCACTCAAGCGGCTCTACCAGCTGTTCCCGGCGAAGGAGCAGCTGGTGGAGGCGTATCTGGAGCGGCGTGACGCGCGCTGGCGCGGGCAGCTGGCCGAGTACGTCGAGCGGTACGGGGAGCCGCGGGAGCGGATCCTGGCCGTGTTCGACTGGCTGGGCCGGTGGTTCGGCGAGCCGGGGTTCCGGGGCTGTGCGTGGATCAACGCGTACGGGGAGCTCGGCGCGACGTCCGCGCGCGTGGCCGGTCAGGTGCGCGCACACAAGCGGGCTTTCCGGGACTACCTCGCCTCACTCGTCGACGCGGCGGGGCTGCCCGGCGCGTTGGCCGGGCAGTTGTTCCTGCTCGCCGAGGGTGCCATGGTCACGGCGGGTGTCACCAGGAGCGCCGAGCCCGCGGCCGAGGCGCGGGAGGCGGCCCGGCTGCTCCTGGGCGCCGGGTGA
- a CDS encoding ferredoxin, with protein sequence MHIDIDKDVCIGAGQCALTAPDVFTQDDDGYGALLPGQEDGGGSPLVREAARACPVSAITVPEAVS encoded by the coding sequence ATGCACATCGACATCGACAAGGACGTCTGCATCGGTGCGGGCCAGTGCGCCCTGACCGCCCCGGACGTGTTCACCCAGGACGACGACGGCTACGGCGCCCTGCTGCCCGGCCAGGAGGACGGCGGCGGCAGTCCGCTGGTACGGGAGGCGGCCCGGGCCTGCCCGGTGAGCGCCATCACCGTGCCGGAGGCGGTGAGCTGA
- a CDS encoding flavoprotein — translation MTEQAARKPFLYVVVCAAGIAADVSKLITAAQERDGEVGVIATPVAMNGFFDTAAVEAQTGRPIRSAWRAPGEPRPFPAPDAVVVAPATFNTVNKWAAGVADTLALGTLCEAAGLGVPIAVLPCVADALASHPAYRDSLERLRGMGVRFGQPYTGEPDADGGRPEFGWGRALDLVERG, via the coding sequence ATGACCGAACAGGCCGCCCGCAAGCCCTTCCTCTACGTCGTCGTCTGCGCCGCCGGTATCGCCGCGGACGTCAGCAAACTGATCACCGCCGCGCAGGAGCGTGATGGGGAGGTCGGCGTCATCGCGACGCCCGTCGCCATGAACGGCTTCTTCGACACCGCGGCCGTCGAGGCCCAGACGGGCCGCCCCATCCGGTCCGCCTGGCGCGCCCCGGGCGAGCCGCGCCCGTTCCCGGCGCCGGACGCCGTCGTCGTCGCGCCCGCCACCTTCAACACCGTCAACAAGTGGGCGGCCGGCGTCGCCGACACCCTCGCCCTGGGCACCCTGTGCGAGGCGGCGGGGCTCGGTGTGCCGATCGCCGTCCTGCCGTGCGTGGCCGACGCGCTGGCCTCCCACCCCGCCTACCGGGACAGTCTCGAACGGCTGCGGGGGATGGGCGTGCGGTTCGGGCAGCCCTACACCGGAGAGCCCGACGCGGACGGCGGGCGGCCGGAGTTCGGCTGGGGACGGGCGCTGGACCTGGTCGAACGCGGCTGA
- a CDS encoding nitroreductase family deazaflavin-dependent oxidoreductase, translated as MPLEGEYEPSPTQWVRKQVELYESSGGTEGTTLQGSKMPVVVLTSRGARSGKLRKSPVMRVEHEGRYAAVASLGGAPKHPVWYFNIKADPHVELQDGPVKQDMIAREVTGQEKAEWWERAVAAYPAYADYQKKTDREIPVFVLEPVDGG; from the coding sequence ATGCCTCTCGAGGGCGAGTACGAACCCAGCCCGACACAGTGGGTGCGCAAGCAGGTGGAACTGTACGAGAGCTCCGGCGGCACGGAGGGGACGACCCTGCAGGGCTCCAAGATGCCGGTGGTCGTCCTCACCTCACGGGGTGCCAGGAGCGGCAAGCTGCGCAAGTCACCGGTGATGCGGGTGGAGCACGAGGGGCGTTACGCCGCGGTCGCCTCTCTCGGGGGCGCACCCAAGCACCCGGTCTGGTACTTCAACATCAAGGCCGATCCGCACGTGGAGCTCCAGGACGGTCCGGTGAAGCAGGACATGATCGCCCGTGAGGTCACGGGCCAGGAGAAGGCCGAGTGGTGGGAACGCGCCGTCGCGGCGTATCCGGCGTACGCCGACTACCAGAAGAAGACGGACCGGGAGATACCGGTGTTCGTGCTGGAGCCGGTTGACGGCGGGTGA
- a CDS encoding cation diffusion facilitator family transporter: MLVALAANLVIAVAKAVGGLAAGSPALLSEAAHSVADSLNEVFLLAALRRSRRPADRRHPFGYGKERFFWSLLAAVGIFVMGGCFSFFQGVEALVSGGEEKLGGYVAGLIVLGIALLAEGASLLRALYQVRRQGGTVTGLRDPALRTVVAEDGTAVLGVTLAIAGMALHMVTGQVVWEASASLAIGALLVYVAYRLGRDARDQLIGEAADREASGRIRELLRAQPEIDSVEALFTMKTGLDSALVAARVDLVPGLDSERVEDVAVRIKRSIARTVPEADQIFLDVTDRRAREAAESPAATGERGGA; this comes from the coding sequence GTGCTGGTGGCGCTCGCTGCCAATCTCGTGATCGCGGTGGCCAAGGCGGTCGGCGGCCTGGCCGCGGGCTCCCCGGCACTGCTGTCGGAGGCGGCCCACTCGGTGGCCGACAGCCTGAACGAGGTGTTCTTGCTGGCGGCACTGCGCCGCAGCCGCCGCCCCGCCGACCGGCGTCACCCCTTTGGCTACGGCAAGGAGCGGTTCTTCTGGTCGCTCCTCGCGGCCGTCGGGATCTTCGTGATGGGCGGGTGCTTCTCGTTCTTCCAGGGCGTCGAGGCCCTGGTGAGTGGAGGGGAGGAGAAACTCGGCGGCTATGTCGCCGGTCTGATCGTGCTCGGAATCGCCCTCCTCGCGGAGGGCGCCTCTCTGCTGCGGGCGCTGTACCAGGTGCGTCGGCAGGGCGGCACGGTCACCGGGCTGCGCGACCCCGCCCTGCGCACGGTCGTCGCCGAGGACGGCACCGCGGTGCTCGGCGTCACGCTGGCCATCGCCGGTATGGCGCTGCACATGGTCACGGGCCAGGTGGTGTGGGAGGCGTCCGCCTCCCTGGCGATCGGCGCGCTGCTGGTCTACGTCGCCTACCGGCTGGGCCGTGACGCCCGCGACCAGCTGATCGGCGAGGCGGCCGACCGGGAGGCGAGCGGGCGGATCCGGGAGTTGCTGCGGGCACAGCCCGAGATCGACAGTGTGGAGGCCCTGTTCACCATGAAGACGGGCCTCGACTCGGCCCTCGTGGCCGCCCGCGTCGACCTCGTGCCCGGCCTGGACAGCGAGCGCGTCGAGGACGTCGCCGTCCGCATCAAGCGCTCCATCGCCCGAACGGTCCCCGAGGCCGACCAGATCTTCCTCGACGTCACCGACCGTCGCGCGCGGGAGGCAGCAGAAAGCCCCGCCGCGACGGGGGAACGCGGCGGGGCCTGA
- a CDS encoding phytanoyl-CoA dioxygenase family protein: MTVTGNGAAGVPILDPAALRRYREGFEEDGFTVVRGLFGADETERLCEEFTTLRAAGPVPGHFEPRASGPGADPLHVWPRVMHPHEINDLAREVLLDARLRTVLEVLLGEEALAAQSMFYFKPPGARGQALHQDNFYLRVEPGTCVAAWLACDMIDRENGGLEVVPGTHRMDLFCPQEADAGVSFAREYVPPPPGLAAVPVGMEPGDVLFFNGSLVHGSQPNRAADRFRRSFIGHYVGRSAERIGGFYRTMTMSGARVVLPESEGAGPCGTEFAPQGPH, translated from the coding sequence ATGACAGTCACGGGCAACGGTGCCGCCGGCGTTCCCATCCTGGACCCTGCCGCGCTCCGGCGGTACCGGGAGGGTTTCGAGGAGGACGGTTTCACGGTCGTGCGCGGGCTCTTCGGGGCCGACGAGACCGAGCGGTTGTGCGAGGAGTTCACGACGCTGCGGGCGGCCGGCCCGGTGCCCGGGCACTTCGAGCCGCGCGCGTCCGGGCCGGGCGCCGATCCGCTGCACGTCTGGCCGCGGGTGATGCACCCGCACGAGATCAACGACCTCGCTCGCGAGGTCCTGCTGGACGCCCGGCTGCGGACGGTTCTGGAGGTGCTCCTCGGGGAGGAGGCCCTGGCCGCGCAGAGCATGTTCTACTTCAAGCCGCCGGGCGCCCGGGGGCAGGCGCTGCACCAGGACAACTTCTATCTGCGGGTGGAGCCGGGCACGTGCGTGGCGGCGTGGCTGGCCTGCGACATGATCGACCGGGAGAACGGCGGGCTGGAGGTCGTGCCGGGCACGCACCGGATGGACCTGTTCTGTCCGCAGGAGGCGGATGCGGGAGTGTCCTTCGCCCGGGAGTACGTTCCGCCGCCGCCCGGTCTGGCCGCCGTGCCGGTGGGCATGGAGCCGGGGGATGTTCTCTTCTTCAACGGCAGTCTGGTGCACGGGTCGCAGCCGAACCGCGCGGCTGACCGGTTCCGGCGGTCGTTCATCGGGCACTACGTGGGGCGTTCGGCGGAGCGGATCGGGGGGTTCTACCGGACCATGACGATGAGCGGGGCGCGGGTTGTGCTGCCCGAGAGTGAAGGCGCGGGGCCCTGTGGCACGGAGTTCGCGCCGCAGGGGCCCCACTGA
- a CDS encoding cytochrome P450: MTETTAPVAFPQSRTCPYQPPAAYDPLRSERPLTRITLFDGREAWLVSGHAAARALLADPRLSSNRSRPGFPAPTRRFAGIKNRRTALLGVDDPEHRTQRRMVVGDFTLKRAVELRPRIQRIVDERLDAMIVQGPPADLVSAFALPVPSMVICALLGVPYADHDFFERQSRRLLRGPETADVEDARDRLEAYFGELVDRKRQDPGTGLLDDLVHRQLRDGALDREGLTALALILLVAGHETTANMISLGTYTLLQHPERLAELRADPGLLPAAVEELMRTLSIADGLLRLAVEDIEVAGTTIRKGDGVVFATSVINRDETVYPDPDTLDWNRPARHHVAFGFGIHQCLGQNLARAELEIALHTLFDRLPGLRLAAPAEEIPFKPGDTIQGMLELPVTW; the protein is encoded by the coding sequence ATGACGGAAACGACCGCACCCGTCGCCTTCCCCCAGAGCCGGACCTGCCCCTACCAGCCGCCCGCCGCCTACGATCCGCTGCGCAGCGAGCGCCCCCTGACTCGCATCACCCTCTTCGACGGCCGTGAGGCGTGGCTGGTGAGCGGGCACGCGGCCGCCCGCGCACTGCTCGCCGACCCGCGCCTGTCCTCCAACCGCAGCCGTCCCGGCTTCCCCGCCCCGACCCGGCGGTTCGCCGGGATCAAGAACCGCAGAACAGCCCTCCTCGGCGTCGACGACCCCGAACACCGCACCCAGCGGCGGATGGTCGTCGGCGACTTCACCCTCAAACGGGCGGTCGAACTCCGGCCACGCATCCAGCGGATCGTGGACGAACGGCTCGACGCGATGATCGTCCAGGGCCCGCCCGCGGACCTGGTGAGCGCCTTCGCGCTGCCCGTGCCGTCCATGGTGATCTGCGCCCTGCTCGGTGTCCCGTACGCCGACCACGACTTCTTCGAGAGACAGTCACGACGCCTGCTGCGCGGCCCGGAGACCGCCGACGTCGAGGACGCCCGCGACCGGCTGGAGGCGTACTTCGGCGAGCTGGTCGACCGCAAGCGGCAGGACCCCGGCACCGGCCTGCTCGACGACCTGGTCCACCGGCAGCTGCGCGACGGCGCGCTCGACCGCGAGGGACTGACCGCCCTGGCCCTCATCCTGCTGGTCGCGGGCCACGAGACGACCGCCAACATGATCTCGCTCGGCACCTACACCCTGCTCCAGCACCCCGAGCGGCTCGCCGAGTTGCGCGCCGACCCGGGGTTGCTGCCGGCCGCGGTCGAGGAGCTGATGCGGACGCTGTCGATCGCCGACGGCCTGCTGCGTCTGGCCGTCGAGGACATCGAGGTGGCCGGGACGACGATCCGCAAGGGTGACGGCGTGGTCTTCGCGACCTCCGTCATCAACCGCGACGAGACGGTCTACCCCGACCCGGACACGCTCGACTGGAACCGCCCCGCCCGGCACCATGTCGCGTTCGGCTTCGGCATCCACCAGTGCCTCGGCCAGAACCTCGCCCGCGCCGAACTGGAGATCGCCCTGCACACCCTCTTCGACCGGCTGCCCGGCCTGCGCCTGGCCGCTCCCGCCGAGGAGATCCCCTTCAAGCCGGGCGACACGATCCAGGGGATGCTGGAACTCCCCGTGACCTGGTAA